A single genomic interval of Lacrimispora sphenoides JCM 1415 harbors:
- the infB gene encoding translation initiation factor IF-2, whose amino-acid sequence MRVYDLAKELGKDSSKEILDILEKHNINLKSSSNVTDEQAAIVKKEVGGHNRGTAPVQSNSPDGDDSDAPKKKIAAVFRPQNAQMKPQGQHSQGGRSFQSDRQNGDSRNRQVSEQSLSGAAELTREQNTENVEGGRPQGGYQGNRDNREGRPQGGYQGNRDNREGRPQGGYQGNRDGRPQGGYQGNRDGRPQGQGGYQGNRDGRPQGQGGYQGNRDGRPQGQGGYQGNRDGRPQGQGGYQGNRDGRPQGQGGYQGNRDGRPQGQGGYQGNRDGRPQGQGGYQGNRDGRPQGQGGYQGNRDGRPQGQGGYQGNRDGRPQGGGYQGNRDGRPQGQGGYQGNRDGRPQGGGYQGNRDGRPQGQGGYQGNRDGRPQGQGGYQGNRDGRPQGQGGYQGNRDGRPQGQRTGRDAGPKTGSFDTPIQAKPTSNRAAKNTYKNDRFDKRDKDDEAKKRAQGKGGKPLKVPVQPPVHVEPKVEEIKTITLPDIMTIKELAEKMKLQPSAIVKKLFLQGKIVTLNTEIDYDQAEEIALGYDVLCEKEIKIDVIEELLKEADENEADMVSRPPVVCVMGHVDHGKTSLLDAIRQSHVTSREAGGITQHIGAYTVEVNGEKITFLDTPGHEAFTAMRMRGAQSTDIAILVVAADDGVMPQTVEAINHAKAAEVEIIVAINKIDKPSANIDKVKQELSEYELIPEDWGGSTIFVPVSAHTKDGIKELLEMILLTAEVKELKANPNRRARGLIIEAELDKGKGPVATVLVQKGTLRVGDTVSAGSCYGKVRAMMDDKGRRVKEAGPSTPVEILGLNDVPNAGEVLVGTENEKEARTFAETFISEGKNKLLEDTKAKLSLDDLFSQIKAGNIKELPLIVKADVQGSVEAVKQSLVKLSNEEVMVKVIHGGVGAINESDVSLASASNAIIIGFNVRPDVTAKSIADREKVDMRLYKVIYQAIEDVEAAMKGMLDPVFEEKIIGHAIVRQTFKASGVGTIAGSYVMDGKFQRGCSVRITRAGEQIYDGPLASLKRFKDDVKEVATGYECGLVFEKFNDIQEDDMIEAYAMVEVPR is encoded by the coding sequence ATGAGAGTATATGATCTGGCAAAAGAACTGGGAAAAGACAGTAGTAAGGAGATACTGGATATCTTGGAAAAACATAATATAAATTTAAAGAGCTCTTCCAACGTTACGGATGAGCAGGCGGCAATCGTGAAAAAAGAAGTAGGCGGCCACAACCGGGGAACCGCTCCGGTACAATCCAATTCACCGGATGGAGATGATTCCGATGCGCCGAAGAAAAAAATTGCGGCAGTATTCAGACCGCAGAATGCACAGATGAAGCCTCAGGGACAGCATTCCCAGGGAGGAAGATCTTTTCAGTCGGACCGACAGAACGGAGATTCAAGAAATCGTCAGGTTTCAGAGCAGTCTTTATCAGGAGCTGCTGAATTAACAAGAGAGCAGAATACAGAAAACGTGGAAGGTGGAAGACCCCAGGGAGGCTACCAGGGAAACCGCGATAACCGGGAAGGAAGACCTCAGGGAGGCTATCAGGGTAACCGTGACAACCGTGAAGGAAGACCCCAGGGAGGCTACCAGGGAAACCGTGACGGAAGACCTCAGGGAGGCTATCAGGGAAACCGTGATGGAAGACCACAGGGCCAGGGAGGCTACCAGGGAAACCGTGACGGAAGACCACAGGGCCAGGGAGGCTACCAGGGAAACCGTGACGGAAGACCACAGGGCCAGGGAGGTTACCAGGGCAATCGTGATGGAAGACCACAGGGCCAGGGAGGCTACCAGGGCAACCGTGACGGAAGACCACAGGGCCAGGGAGGCTATCAGGGCAACCGTGACGGAAGACCACAGGGTCAGGGAGGCTATCAGGGCAACCGTGACGGAAGACCACAGGGTCAGGGAGGCTATCAGGGCAACCGTGACGGAAGACCACAGGGTCAGGGAGGCTACCAGGGTAACCGTGACGGAAGACCACAGGGCCAGGGAGGCTACCAGGGCAACCGCGACGGAAGACCGCAGGGCGGTGGTTACCAGGGCAACCGTGACGGAAGACCACAGGGCCAGGGAGGCTACCAGGGCAACCGCGACGGAAGACCACAGGGCGGAGGCTACCAGGGAAACCGTGACGGAAGACCGCAGGGCCAGGGAGGCTATCAGGGCAACCGTGACGGAAGACCGCAGGGCCAGGGAGGCTACCAGGGCAACCGTGACGGAAGACCGCAGGGCCAGGGAGGCTACCAGGGCAACCGTGATGGAAGACCACAGGGACAACGTACAGGCAGAGATGCTGGTCCTAAGACAGGTTCCTTTGATACTCCAATCCAGGCAAAGCCTACCAGCAACAGGGCTGCAAAGAACACTTATAAAAATGACAGATTTGATAAGAGAGATAAAGATGACGAGGCTAAGAAAAGAGCACAGGGCAAAGGCGGAAAACCGTTAAAAGTTCCGGTTCAGCCTCCGGTGCATGTAGAGCCTAAGGTAGAAGAGATAAAGACCATAACTCTCCCGGATATCATGACGATTAAGGAACTGGCTGAGAAGATGAAGCTTCAGCCGTCTGCCATTGTAAAGAAGCTGTTCTTACAGGGTAAAATCGTTACTCTTAATACGGAAATCGATTATGACCAGGCGGAAGAGATCGCTTTGGGATATGATGTTCTCTGCGAGAAAGAAATAAAAATAGATGTTATTGAAGAACTGCTGAAAGAGGCTGATGAAAATGAGGCAGATATGGTTTCCAGACCGCCGGTAGTCTGCGTAATGGGCCATGTTGACCATGGTAAAACATCCCTTCTTGATGCGATCCGCCAAAGCCATGTAACCTCCAGAGAGGCAGGCGGGATCACGCAGCATATTGGTGCTTATACCGTTGAAGTAAACGGAGAAAAGATCACATTTTTAGATACTCCGGGACACGAGGCCTTTACCGCTATGCGTATGAGAGGTGCTCAGTCTACTGATATCGCAATTCTTGTAGTAGCAGCTGATGACGGTGTGATGCCTCAGACTGTGGAGGCAATCAACCATGCCAAGGCAGCTGAAGTGGAGATCATTGTAGCCATTAATAAGATTGATAAACCAAGTGCCAATATTGACAAGGTAAAGCAGGAATTATCTGAATATGAACTGATTCCTGAGGACTGGGGCGGAAGTACCATATTTGTTCCGGTTTCTGCCCATACAAAGGACGGTATCAAAGAACTTCTGGAAATGATCCTTCTAACCGCAGAAGTAAAGGAATTAAAGGCAAATCCGAACCGCCGGGCAAGAGGTCTTATTATTGAGGCTGAGCTTGATAAGGGTAAAGGACCGGTAGCTACTGTACTGGTACAGAAGGGAACCCTTCGGGTAGGTGATACGGTTTCCGCTGGTTCCTGTTACGGAAAAGTCCGTGCCATGATGGATGATAAGGGCCGCAGAGTAAAAGAAGCAGGTCCATCCACCCCGGTTGAGATTTTAGGACTTAATGACGTTCCAAATGCAGGCGAAGTCCTGGTTGGAACCGAAAATGAAAAAGAAGCAAGAACCTTTGCTGAGACATTTATTTCCGAAGGTAAGAATAAATTACTGGAAGATACAAAGGCTAAGTTATCACTGGATGATTTATTCAGTCAGATCAAAGCCGGCAACATCAAGGAGCTTCCGCTTATCGTGAAAGCAGATGTACAGGGTTCCGTGGAAGCGGTAAAGCAGAGCCTTGTGAAGCTGTCTAACGAAGAGGTTATGGTAAAGGTGATTCACGGAGGCGTAGGCGCAATTAATGAGTCTGACGTTTCCCTGGCTTCCGCATCCAATGCGATCATCATCGGCTTTAACGTAAGGCCTGATGTAACTGCAAAATCCATTGCAGACCGGGAAAAAGTGGATATGAGACTTTACAAGGTAATCTATCAGGCTATTGAGGATGTAGAGGCAGCGATGAAGGGCATGCTTGATCCGGTATTTGAAGAGAAGATCATCGGCCACGCTATCGTGCGCCAGACCTTTAAGGCATCCGGAGTAGGTACCATTGCAGGCTCCTATGTAATGGACGGTAAGTTCCAGAGAGGCTGCAGCGTCCGCATCACACGTGCCGGAGAGCAGATCTACGATGGTCCTCTGGCTTCCTTAAAGAGATTTAAGGATGATGTGAAGGAAGTTGCAACCGGTTATGAGTGCGGCCTAGTATTTGAGAAATTTAATGATATTCAGGAAGACGATATGATTGAAGCATATGCCATGGTGGAGGTTCCCCGCTAG
- the rnpM gene encoding RNase P modulator RnpM — translation MSTKKLPLRQCIGCGEMKNKKEMIRVLKTSEDEILLDTTGRKNGRGAYLCPSMECFKKAVKSKGLERSFKMAIPKEVYEALEKEMEQFG, via the coding sequence GTGAGTACAAAGAAATTACCGCTCAGACAGTGCATCGGCTGTGGTGAGATGAAAAATAAAAAAGAAATGATTCGTGTTCTGAAAACCTCAGAGGATGAGATCCTACTTGATACAACCGGACGTAAAAACGGACGGGGAGCTTATCTCTGCCCTTCTATGGAATGTTTTAAGAAGGCAGTAAAAAGCAAGGGGCTTGAGCGTTCCTTCAAGATGGCGATTCCGAAAGAAGTCTACGAAGCATTGGAAAAGGAGATGGAACAGTTTGGATGA
- the nusA gene encoding transcription termination factor NusA, with protein sequence MNKELLEALNILEKENNISKDTLLEAIENSLLTACKNHFGKADNIKVSINRETCDFNVFAEKEVVETVEDPLLQISLADAKMADPKYDIGDVIHCQIDSKKFGRIATQNAKNVILQKIREEGRKSLFNDWYCQEREVVTGIVQRYLGRNVSINLGKVDAILNETEMVKGEVFKATERIKVFVLEVKDTPKGPRISVSRTHPDLVKRLFESEVAEVKDGTVEIKAIAREAGSRTKIAVKSNDANVDPVGACVGLNGARVNSIVNELRGEKIDIINWDENPAYLIENALSPAKVICVVADEESKEAQVIVPDYQLSLAIGKEGQNARLAARLTGYKIDIKSETQARELGLFEELGLDYQEAGSGFESFGNENHDSGNSETQYYQEEYQDDYQE encoded by the coding sequence ATGAATAAGGAACTGTTAGAAGCACTGAATATTCTGGAGAAGGAGAATAATATCAGCAAGGATACCCTGTTAGAGGCAATCGAAAATTCTCTCCTTACGGCGTGCAAGAACCATTTCGGAAAAGCGGATAATATCAAGGTCAGCATCAATCGTGAAACCTGTGATTTCAATGTATTTGCAGAAAAAGAAGTGGTGGAAACAGTTGAAGATCCCCTGTTGCAGATCAGCCTGGCAGATGCAAAGATGGCAGATCCAAAGTACGATATCGGCGATGTGATCCATTGCCAGATCGACTCAAAGAAGTTTGGAAGAATCGCTACACAAAATGCAAAGAACGTGATCCTGCAGAAAATCCGTGAGGAAGGCAGAAAATCTCTCTTTAACGACTGGTACTGCCAGGAGAGGGAAGTTGTCACAGGAATTGTGCAGAGATATCTGGGCAGGAATGTAAGCATTAATCTGGGCAAAGTAGATGCCATTCTGAATGAAACAGAAATGGTAAAAGGAGAAGTGTTTAAAGCCACAGAGAGAATCAAAGTGTTCGTTCTGGAAGTAAAGGATACTCCCAAAGGCCCAAGGATTTCCGTATCCAGAACTCATCCGGACCTTGTAAAACGCCTGTTTGAATCCGAGGTTGCAGAGGTGAAAGACGGAACCGTGGAAATCAAGGCAATTGCAAGAGAAGCAGGTTCCAGAACAAAAATTGCTGTTAAATCCAATGATGCCAATGTAGATCCGGTAGGTGCATGCGTAGGCTTAAACGGTGCAAGGGTTAACTCCATAGTAAATGAGTTAAGAGGAGAGAAAATCGATATCATCAACTGGGATGAGAATCCGGCCTATTTGATTGAAAATGCATTAAGCCCGGCAAAGGTTATCTGTGTTGTTGCAGACGAGGAATCAAAGGAAGCTCAGGTTATTGTTCCGGATTATCAATTATCACTGGCCATCGGCAAGGAAGGACAGAACGCAAGGCTTGCAGCACGTCTTACCGGATATAAGATTGACATTAAGAGTGAGACGCAGGCAAGAGAACTCGGTCTGTTTGAGGAGCTGGGGCTTGATTATCAGGAAGCTGGATCTGGATTTGAAAGTTTTGGAAATGAAAACCATGACAGTGGAAACAGCGAAACGCAGTACTACCAGGAAGAGTATCAGGACGACTACCAGGAATAA
- the rimP gene encoding ribosome maturation factor RimP, which yields MAKREEYEAKTESFLLPLMEENNFELVDVEYVKEAGNWYLRAYIDKEGGITVDDCETISRRLGDWLDEKDFIADSYILEVSSPGLGRPLKKDKDFDRSIGKDVDIKLYKPLNKQKDFTGTLTSYDRETVTITQEDGIELVLNRPEIALIRLAFDF from the coding sequence ATGGCGAAGAGAGAAGAGTACGAGGCAAAGACAGAAAGCTTTTTGCTGCCCCTTATGGAAGAAAATAATTTCGAACTGGTAGATGTAGAGTACGTAAAAGAAGCAGGAAACTGGTATCTGCGGGCTTATATAGATAAAGAAGGCGGGATTACGGTAGATGATTGCGAAACCATAAGCCGCAGGCTGGGAGACTGGCTGGATGAAAAGGATTTTATTGCGGACAGTTACATTTTAGAGGTAAGCTCTCCGGGGCTTGGAAGACCGCTAAAAAAAGATAAAGACTTTGATAGAAGTATCGGAAAAGATGTGGATATTAAGTTATATAAGCCTTTAAACAAACAGAAGGATTTTACAGGAACGCTTACATCCTATGACAGGGAAACAGTGACCATTACCCAGGAAGACGGAATAGAGCTTGTGTTGAACCGCCCGGAAATCGCTTTGATCCGGCTGGCATTTGATTTCTAA
- a CDS encoding ABC transporter ATP-binding protein, whose product MKPKLEVRGISYSYHSLEGETLALSNISFTADNGEFLAIVGPSGCGKSTLLSLLSGLLEPDEGEILIDGVSQAKSGVNIGYMLQRDHLFEWRTIMGNAELGLEIQKKRNKSSKEKLHQMLHTYGLGSFEQAKPSELSGGMRQRAALVRTLALEPDLLLLDEPFSALDYQTRLSVCDDISSIIKSTHKTAILITHDLSEAISVADRVIVLTSRPGKIKAIVPVSFGGDDIRPLTRRNMPEFSVYFNQVWKELQNHD is encoded by the coding sequence ATGAAGCCAAAACTGGAAGTTCGCGGGATCAGTTACTCCTATCATTCCCTTGAGGGTGAGACACTGGCCCTTTCCAATATATCATTTACTGCAGATAACGGAGAATTTCTTGCAATCGTCGGCCCATCCGGCTGCGGGAAATCTACCCTTCTATCTCTTCTTAGCGGATTATTAGAACCTGACGAAGGTGAAATCTTAATTGACGGCGTCTCCCAGGCAAAATCCGGCGTCAATATCGGTTACATGCTGCAACGGGATCACCTTTTTGAATGGCGTACTATTATGGGAAATGCCGAACTGGGGCTGGAAATTCAGAAAAAGCGAAACAAAAGCTCCAAAGAAAAGCTGCATCAGATGCTCCATACTTACGGCCTTGGAAGCTTTGAGCAGGCAAAGCCGTCTGAACTGTCCGGAGGTATGCGGCAGCGTGCCGCACTGGTCCGCACCCTGGCCCTGGAACCGGACCTTCTTTTATTAGACGAACCATTTTCCGCATTGGACTATCAAACCAGGCTTTCCGTCTGTGATGACATCAGTTCCATTATAAAAAGCACTCATAAAACTGCGATTCTTATCACACATGACCTTTCCGAAGCTATCAGTGTTGCCGACAGAGTCATTGTACTGACAAGCAGGCCCGGCAAAATAAAAGCCATCGTACCGGTTTCCTTCGGAGGAGATGATATACGGCCCTTGACACGGCGGAATATGCCGGAATTTTCTGTTTACTTTAATCAGGTATGGAAGGAGCTGCAGAATCATGATTGA
- a CDS encoding ABC transporter permease produces MIETHPTLAQQEFIEKEKLHRRNVRVWRTMLLVLLLSLWELCARLGMINDFIFSSPSRVTICFLTMVVDKSIFMHIGVTVMETLISFALVTVSGLLIAVLLWSSRSVSEVLEPYLVMLNSLPKSALAPILIVWLGNNIKTIIVASISVAVFGCIMTLHTGFSQVDPDMIKLIYSLGGKKKDVLFKVLLPGSVPLIISNTKVNIGLCLVGVIIGEFLAANKGLGYLIIYGSQVFKMDLVVMSIVILCIVSAILYQGIALLEKKIKF; encoded by the coding sequence ATGATTGAGACTCATCCCACCTTAGCCCAACAGGAGTTTATTGAAAAGGAAAAGCTGCACCGCCGCAACGTCAGAGTGTGGCGTACCATGCTGCTGGTACTGCTTCTTTCTCTTTGGGAGCTGTGTGCAAGACTGGGCATGATCAATGACTTCATATTCAGCTCGCCTTCCCGTGTGACCATCTGCTTTCTTACTATGGTTGTGGACAAAAGCATTTTTATGCACATCGGGGTAACCGTAATGGAAACCCTCATAAGCTTTGCCCTGGTCACCGTCTCAGGCCTGCTGATCGCTGTTCTTTTATGGTCCAGCCGCAGTGTATCGGAAGTGTTGGAGCCTTATCTTGTCATGCTTAACAGCCTTCCAAAATCCGCCCTTGCTCCCATCTTAATTGTATGGCTGGGTAATAATATTAAGACCATCATTGTTGCTTCCATTTCTGTGGCCGTTTTTGGATGCATTATGACGCTCCATACCGGTTTTTCCCAGGTAGATCCTGACATGATCAAGCTGATCTATTCCCTGGGCGGTAAGAAAAAGGATGTCCTTTTCAAGGTACTTCTTCCTGGTTCTGTGCCTCTTATCATCAGCAATACAAAGGTCAATATCGGGCTTTGTCTGGTTGGTGTAATCATTGGAGAATTTTTGGCGGCAAATAAAGGACTGGGATATTTGATCATCTATGGAAGCCAGGTATTTAAGATGGATCTGGTGGTAATGAGCATCGTGATCCTGTGTATTGTATCGGCGATATTGTATCAGGGGATTGCTTTGCTGGAAAAGAAGATTAAGTTTTAA
- a CDS encoding DUF6508 domain-containing protein produces the protein MAERFVILTKYLSQLAKTEYGNWIIDKENKGIVENPIRMSFVNYSDFVSAFIQDVYKTIDDNEDMDLNHYGEILDKNGLEWGIISMKDAEVSSLDAQCVMALITGAVRAERFCDGALLDFFKSGCIAKWLNRLKEIDSRMCY, from the coding sequence ATGGCAGAGAGATTTGTAATATTGACAAAATATTTATCACAGCTTGCAAAAACTGAGTACGGTAATTGGATAATTGATAAAGAAAATAAAGGAATCGTAGAAAATCCTATTCGAATGTCATTTGTTAATTATTCAGATTTTGTCAGTGCATTCATACAAGATGTATATAAAACCATAGATGACAATGAAGATATGGATTTAAATCATTATGGAGAAATTCTGGATAAGAATGGTCTTGAGTGGGGAATTATATCTATGAAAGATGCAGAGGTGTCGTCATTAGATGCTCAGTGTGTCATGGCTCTCATTACAGGAGCTGTCCGTGCTGAACGGTTTTGTGATGGAGCGTTACTGGATTTCTTTAAAAGCGGCTGTATTGCAAAATGGCTGAATAGATTAAAGGAAATAGATTCCCGTATGTGTTATTGA
- a CDS encoding FAD-binding oxidoreductase: protein MEYKKLDKDDIAYIKSIIPDEERILIGDFINEEYSHDELSGTSSYPDIVVKAKSAEEISEIMKYAYENVIPVTPRGAGTGLVGSSVAMEHGIMIDTTLMNHVLELDEDNLTITVEPGVLLMELSAYVEDHDLFYPPDPGEKSATIGGNISTNAGGMRAVKYGVTRDYVRGLEVVLPNGEITEFGGKVVKNSSGYALKDLMVGAEGTLGFITKATLKLIPRPKMVISLLIPFPTLDDAINTVPLIVKSKTIPTAIEFMQREVIIDAEQYLGKAFPDKQSDAYLLLKFDGNSAEEIEQAYDSVAKLCLEQGALDVLISDTEEREDSIWKARGAFLEAIKGSTTYMDEVDMVVPRSSVNEMVTYLHGLQKECELRIKCFGHAGDGNLHAYMLKDDLSDEEWEKRMSKAMEKVYEKARKLGGQVSGEHGIGYAKKPYLRESLPEVNLILMNGIKKVFDPNNILNPHKIAQM from the coding sequence ATGGAATATAAAAAACTGGACAAAGATGATATTGCTTACATAAAAAGTATCATTCCGGACGAGGAGCGTATTCTGATCGGTGATTTTATTAATGAAGAGTACAGTCATGATGAATTAAGCGGTACCAGCAGCTATCCTGACATTGTAGTGAAAGCAAAATCAGCAGAAGAGATATCTGAAATCATGAAGTATGCCTATGAAAATGTCATCCCCGTGACCCCGAGAGGTGCAGGTACCGGTCTGGTAGGGTCATCCGTAGCCATGGAACACGGAATCATGATAGATACCACGCTGATGAATCATGTACTTGAACTGGATGAGGATAATCTGACAATTACGGTGGAGCCAGGTGTTCTGCTGATGGAGCTTTCTGCTTACGTGGAAGATCATGATCTGTTCTACCCGCCGGATCCAGGCGAAAAATCTGCTACCATTGGTGGTAACATCAGCACCAATGCAGGAGGCATGCGCGCCGTGAAATATGGAGTGACACGTGACTATGTAAGAGGTCTGGAAGTTGTCCTTCCAAATGGTGAGATTACGGAATTCGGAGGCAAGGTCGTAAAAAACAGCTCCGGGTATGCCCTTAAGGATTTAATGGTTGGAGCTGAGGGAACTCTTGGTTTTATTACAAAGGCCACGTTAAAGCTGATTCCCCGCCCTAAGATGGTGATCAGCCTGCTGATTCCGTTCCCTACCCTGGATGATGCAATCAATACGGTTCCTTTAATTGTCAAATCAAAGACCATTCCTACAGCCATTGAATTCATGCAGAGGGAAGTTATTATTGATGCAGAGCAGTATTTAGGAAAGGCATTTCCGGATAAGCAGTCAGACGCTTATCTGCTTTTGAAATTTGACGGAAATTCGGCAGAAGAAATTGAACAGGCATATGACAGTGTTGCAAAGCTCTGTCTGGAACAGGGTGCCTTAGATGTTCTGATCTCTGATACGGAGGAGAGAGAAGATTCCATCTGGAAGGCCAGGGGAGCTTTCCTGGAAGCCATCAAAGGTTCAACCACCTACATGGATGAGGTCGATATGGTCGTTCCAAGAAGCTCAGTCAATGAAATGGTCACTTATCTGCATGGACTGCAAAAAGAGTGTGAGTTAAGGATTAAGTGTTTCGGACATGCGGGAGACGGGAACCTCCATGCCTATATGCTGAAAGATGATCTAAGCGACGAGGAATGGGAAAAACGTATGAGCAAAGCTATGGAGAAAGTTTATGAAAAGGCCAGAAAGCTGGGAGGTCAGGTTTCCGGTGAACATGGCATTGGCTATGCAAAGAAGCCTTACCTTAGGGAATCTCTCCCGGAGGTGAATCTAATTCTGATGAACGGAATTAAAAAGGTGTTTGACCCTAATAATATTTTAAATCCTCACAAGATTGCCCAGATGTAA
- a CDS encoding electron transfer flavoprotein subunit alpha, with translation MARLIIHQERISDRQELIKICPFGALEEQDGKVIVNAACKMCRLCVKKGPEGAVEYVEDVKKTGINKDKWKGIAVYADHVDSAVHPVTYELIGKAKEMAAVTGQEVYVLFMGKDIREKSEEILHYGADKVFLYDKEELSRFKIEPYTAVFEDFINKVRPSSILVGATTVGRQLAPRVAARMKTGLTADCTILEMNQNTDLSQIRPAFGGNIMAHIKTPNHRPQIATVRYKIMNAPARSEVTSGEIVNCDIDKGKLVCHVEVIDILPKEKETFIENSEVLVVAGRGVKKEEDLSMLRELADLMGGQVACTRPMAESGWMDAKYQIGLSGRTVRPKLIITCGVSGAIQFVAGMNHSDTIFAINKDPKAPIFKSAHYCLVGDLYEILPELIARIKDKKGV, from the coding sequence ATGGCTAGGTTAATCATACATCAGGAGAGAATTTCTGATCGTCAGGAATTGATAAAAATCTGTCCCTTTGGAGCGCTGGAGGAGCAGGATGGAAAGGTTATCGTAAATGCTGCCTGCAAGATGTGCCGCCTTTGTGTAAAAAAGGGGCCTGAGGGTGCAGTAGAGTATGTGGAGGACGTGAAAAAAACCGGGATCAATAAAGACAAATGGAAGGGAATTGCTGTTTATGCAGACCATGTAGACAGCGCCGTTCATCCGGTCACCTATGAACTGATTGGAAAGGCAAAGGAGATGGCGGCAGTTACCGGGCAGGAGGTATATGTTCTGTTCATGGGAAAGGATATCCGTGAAAAAAGTGAAGAAATACTTCATTATGGAGCTGATAAAGTCTTCCTATATGATAAGGAGGAGCTGTCCCGTTTTAAAATAGAGCCCTATACAGCTGTCTTTGAAGATTTTATCAATAAAGTCAGACCCTCTTCCATTCTGGTAGGAGCAACCACCGTAGGGCGTCAACTTGCGCCTAGAGTAGCTGCCAGAATGAAAACCGGTCTGACTGCGGACTGTACTATTTTGGAAATGAATCAAAATACGGATTTATCCCAGATCCGGCCAGCCTTTGGCGGCAACATTATGGCTCATATCAAGACCCCAAACCATCGTCCACAGATCGCTACCGTCCGGTATAAAATCATGAATGCCCCTGCCCGCTCGGAAGTAACATCGGGAGAAATCGTGAATTGTGATATCGATAAGGGAAAGCTTGTCTGTCATGTGGAGGTCATTGATATTCTGCCAAAGGAGAAGGAGACCTTTATTGAAAATTCTGAAGTTCTTGTGGTTGCCGGAAGAGGAGTGAAAAAAGAAGAGGATTTAAGCATGCTCCGGGAGCTGGCAGATCTTATGGGAGGCCAGGTAGCATGCACCAGACCGATGGCAGAATCCGGCTGGATGGATGCAAAATATCAGATTGGCTTAAGTGGACGTACGGTCAGGCCGAAGCTGATCATCACCTGTGGAGTTTCCGGTGCCATCCAGTTTGTGGCCGGCATGAACCATTCAGATACCATATTTGCAATCAACAAAGACCCCAAGGCGCCGATCTTCAAATCAGCTCATTATTGTCTGGTAGGCGATCTCTATGAAATTCTCCCTGAACTGATTGCAAGGATTAAAGACAAGAAAGGAGTATAA
- a CDS encoding electron transfer flavoprotein subunit beta/FixA family protein: MKILVCIKQVPDSNKVEVDPVTGVLKRDGAASKMNPYDLYAIETALRIKEKTGGLVDVISMGPPQAMQVIKEAFSMGADHGTLLSDRRFGGADVLATSYTLAQGIKSMGEYDLILCGKQTTDGDTAQVGPEIAEWLNLPSVSNVVRIRKLEEDGITVDMDLPDEVEVAKVKFPCLLAVDKDIFQPRLPSYVKKLKTKDRKIQVLTLDDMKDKDEMNYGLNGSPTQVQKIFPPETNDKKEVWDESEDVLAKKLFDKMEELKFV; this comes from the coding sequence ATGAAGATCCTTGTTTGTATCAAACAGGTACCTGACAGCAATAAAGTTGAGGTGGATCCTGTTACAGGCGTGTTAAAAAGAGACGGAGCGGCTTCAAAGATGAATCCCTATGACTTGTATGCCATAGAAACTGCCCTTCGGATCAAAGAGAAAACCGGAGGCCTTGTTGACGTTATTTCCATGGGGCCTCCGCAGGCCATGCAGGTCATTAAAGAAGCATTTTCCATGGGGGCAGACCATGGAACGCTTTTGTCAGACAGACGTTTTGGAGGAGCCGATGTCCTTGCGACCAGCTATACCCTGGCACAGGGAATTAAGTCAATGGGAGAGTATGATTTAATTCTCTGCGGCAAGCAGACCACTGACGGGGATACCGCACAGGTTGGCCCGGAAATAGCGGAATGGTTAAACCTTCCAAGTGTATCCAATGTCGTGAGAATCCGGAAGTTGGAAGAAGATGGAATTACGGTAGATATGGATCTTCCCGATGAGGTAGAGGTGGCTAAAGTAAAATTTCCATGTCTGTTAGCAGTGGATAAAGATATCTTTCAGCCAAGACTTCCGTCATATGTAAAAAAATTAAAAACCAAGGACAGAAAAATTCAGGTTCTTACCCTTGATGATATGAAGGATAAGGACGAAATGAATTATGGACTTAACGGATCGCCCACTCAGGTACAGAAGATCTTCCCGCCGGAAACAAACGATAAAAAGGAAGTGTGGGATGAGTCGGAAGATGTGCTTGCGAAAAAGCTGTTTGACAAAATGGAAGAGCTGAAGTTTGTTTAG
- a CDS encoding L-lactate permease → MSPVWLAASSTSGVIIGKIISPQSIDSGAGAADSLGCENKSLNQTVKFSAAFIIIAGCITYFGSRVY, encoded by the coding sequence ATCAGTCCGGTCTGGCTGGCTGCATCAAGTACTTCAGGCGTAATTATCGGTAAAATTATATCCCCTCAGAGCATAGATAGTGGCGCTGGGGCAGCCGATTCGTTGGGCTGTGAGAACAAGTCATTAAATCAAACAGTGAAATTCAGCGCTGCTTTCATTATAATTGCCGGCTGTATCACGTATTTTGGAAGTAGGGTTTATTAG